The following are encoded in a window of Tessaracoccus flavescens genomic DNA:
- a CDS encoding CpaF family protein, whose translation MSIGGVPSLAGVLGQLGVVRDPTTGPPTSRPAQRAQLLAQIDWQVVVSLRREAAELITKASTEWMSSRGQPMPEADRRAQGRAIIRSVVHARAQSLGETGEALWPLELEGRYADAVESAIFGYGRLQPLFELPTAENIEIHGCDSVMVQYTDGHREPHAPIADTDDELVDAIRFLGETASPARPFDELHPTMTLALGDRFRLHAIGFGLSYRPSVVIRQHLLTDVTLADLAEDGMLPQRVARLLQSAVLGRKSIVISGDQGAGKTTLLRALIAAIHPSERFGTLETDYELLTHLLENRRNVLALQARIGMGEQTAAGDVGTYTVADLIPEALRQNLTRLVVGEVRGAEAGAMFEAMQSGAGTLSTTHSHSASSTLDRLAGRVAQGRVMSIEDAMRQIAHHMDFVVHVTLQDDAWRGGTRRRFVSEVRQLTGSMEAGRPTTHLVYRAGTDSQPELFQPEAGMSAELAQFDRAALWA comes from the coding sequence ATGAGCATCGGAGGGGTGCCCTCGCTTGCCGGGGTGCTCGGTCAGCTCGGGGTGGTGCGCGACCCGACCACCGGCCCGCCGACGAGCCGCCCTGCCCAACGCGCGCAGCTACTTGCCCAGATCGACTGGCAGGTCGTCGTCTCCCTGCGGCGCGAGGCCGCCGAACTGATCACGAAGGCCTCCACAGAGTGGATGTCATCACGAGGGCAACCCATGCCGGAGGCCGACCGACGTGCCCAAGGCCGCGCGATCATCCGCTCCGTCGTCCACGCAAGGGCCCAGAGCCTCGGCGAGACGGGCGAGGCCCTCTGGCCGCTCGAACTGGAAGGCCGCTACGCCGACGCCGTCGAGAGCGCCATCTTCGGATACGGCCGGCTGCAACCACTCTTCGAGCTCCCCACGGCGGAGAACATCGAGATCCACGGCTGTGACTCCGTGATGGTCCAGTACACAGACGGGCACCGCGAACCGCACGCACCGATCGCCGACACCGACGACGAACTGGTCGACGCGATCCGGTTCCTCGGAGAGACCGCCTCCCCTGCGCGCCCGTTCGACGAACTGCATCCGACGATGACCCTCGCACTGGGCGACCGCTTCCGACTGCACGCGATCGGCTTCGGTCTCTCCTACCGGCCGAGCGTCGTCATCCGCCAGCACCTCCTGACCGACGTGACGCTCGCCGACCTTGCCGAGGACGGAATGCTGCCCCAGCGGGTCGCCCGGCTGCTGCAGTCCGCGGTGCTCGGCCGCAAGTCGATCGTGATCTCAGGAGACCAGGGTGCGGGCAAGACGACCCTGCTCCGCGCGCTGATCGCCGCCATCCATCCGAGTGAACGGTTCGGCACGCTCGAGACCGACTACGAACTGCTCACCCATCTCCTCGAGAACCGCCGCAACGTGCTCGCCCTGCAGGCACGCATCGGCATGGGCGAGCAGACGGCGGCGGGCGACGTCGGCACCTACACCGTCGCCGACCTCATCCCGGAGGCTCTGCGTCAGAACCTGACCCGCCTGGTCGTGGGCGAGGTCCGCGGCGCCGAGGCCGGCGCGATGTTCGAGGCGATGCAGTCGGGCGCAGGCACGTTGTCGACGACGCACTCCCACTCCGCCTCCTCGACCCTCGACCGGCTCGCCGGACGCGTCGCCCAGGGCCGCGTGATGAGCATCGAGGACGCCATGCGTCAGATCGCCCACCACATGGACTTCGTGGTCCACGTCACCCTCCAGGACGATGCCTGGCGGGGCGGGACCCGCAGACGGTTCGTCTCAGAGGTTCGCCAGCTGACCGGCTCGATGGAGGCGGGAAGACCGACCACCCACCTCGTGTACCGGGCAGGCACCGACTCCCAGCCGGAACTGTTCCAACCGGAGGCGGGGATGTCGGCAGAGCTGGCCCAGTTCGACAGGGCGGCGCTATGGGCCTGA